The following are encoded in a window of Pseudalgibacter alginicilyticus genomic DNA:
- a CDS encoding zinc-binding metallopeptidase family protein: MKIFECPNCNAPVFFENTICQYCNTSLGYNSILDKFEIINNNTNASVNDLKLCANHALEVCNWLVDETKNDTLCIACSLNRVVPNKSNLDDFEKWQKLEVAKHRLIYQLLRLSLPVTPKLTHPDGIAFDFLSENNYNQAVTGHVDGVVTIILKEADSVQREQLRKQMDEPYRTLLGHFRHEIGHYYWLLLFNESNLASYRNTFGDERIHYGDALKNHYKNGAPNNWNENFISKYASSHSWEDWAETWAHYLHLMDTLETANSLGVCFQPEKDYVKKLMVKHCPNPYQTEDFRKIFNANLALSCSVNSLNRSMGLMDIYPFIVPKPVLDKLIFIHSLLSKTEINKN, translated from the coding sequence ATGAAAATTTTTGAATGTCCCAATTGCAATGCGCCAGTTTTTTTTGAAAACACGATTTGCCAATACTGTAATACGAGTTTAGGATATAATTCAATTTTAGATAAGTTTGAAATAATAAACAACAATACTAACGCTTCAGTTAACGATTTAAAATTATGTGCTAATCATGCTTTGGAAGTTTGTAATTGGCTTGTGGATGAAACAAAAAATGACACATTATGCATTGCCTGTAGTTTAAACAGGGTTGTTCCAAATAAATCAAATCTTGATGATTTTGAAAAATGGCAAAAACTGGAAGTAGCTAAACATAGATTAATCTATCAATTATTAAGACTTAGTTTACCAGTAACCCCTAAATTAACCCATCCTGATGGTATTGCTTTTGATTTTTTGTCAGAAAACAATTATAATCAGGCCGTAACTGGCCATGTTGATGGTGTAGTAACTATAATTTTAAAAGAAGCGGATTCTGTACAACGAGAACAATTACGAAAACAGATGGATGAGCCTTATAGAACTTTATTGGGGCATTTTAGACATGAAATAGGTCATTATTATTGGTTGCTTCTTTTTAACGAATCAAATTTAGCATCTTATAGAAATACATTTGGTGATGAGCGCATACATTATGGAGATGCTCTGAAAAATCACTATAAAAATGGAGCTCCAAATAATTGGAATGAAAATTTCATAAGTAAATATGCTAGTTCACACTCATGGGAGGATTGGGCTGAAACTTGGGCGCATTATTTACATTTAATGGATACTCTGGAAACAGCCAATAGCTTAGGGGTTTGTTTTCAACCAGAAAAAGATTATGTGAAAAAATTAATGGTAAAACATTGCCCTAACCCTTATCAAACAGAAGATTTTAGAAAAATATTTAATGCGAATTTAGCCTTGAGTTGTTCTGTAAATAGTTTAAACAGATCCATGGGCTTGATGGATATCTATCCATTTATTGTGCCGAAACCAGTATTAGATAAATTGATTTTCATTCATTCATTACTATCAAAAACAGAGATTAATAAAAATTAA
- a CDS encoding DEAD/DEAH box helicase, with the protein MSFKKLIEPLKDVLDNKGFYEPLPFQKLILSKIKGGASLFCIAPKDSGKTTSLILSVVQKLNGLAFEDAPRALIFVKDKETALNLKSEFESYTRRTDLRIYCAYEEHNIELQREELYLGADIVIATPKRLNKIFYLNGINLNKLQICVVDDAEFLFKNNNFAEVTRTPESIGKCQYLIFSSKFDNRFERWRESFMYNAQVVKSK; encoded by the coding sequence ATGTCCTTTAAAAAATTAATTGAGCCTTTAAAAGATGTTCTTGATAATAAAGGTTTTTATGAACCTTTACCATTTCAAAAACTAATTCTATCCAAAATTAAAGGCGGTGCCAGTTTGTTTTGCATTGCTCCTAAGGATTCAGGAAAAACAACGAGCCTCATACTAAGTGTGGTTCAAAAATTAAACGGTTTAGCTTTTGAAGATGCTCCTCGAGCATTAATATTTGTAAAGGATAAAGAAACGGCATTAAATTTAAAATCTGAATTTGAATCTTATACAAGAAGAACAGATTTAAGGATTTATTGTGCGTATGAAGAACATAATATCGAGTTACAGCGTGAAGAACTTTATTTGGGCGCTGATATTGTTATTGCAACACCAAAACGTTTGAATAAGATTTTTTATTTAAATGGCATCAATTTAAATAAATTGCAAATTTGTGTTGTTGATGACGCCGAATTTTTATTCAAAAACAATAATTTTGCTGAAGTTACCAGGACACCAGAAAGTATTGGCAAATGTCAATATTTAATTTTTTCTTCAAAATTTGATAACCGATTTGAACGTTGGAGAGAATCGTTTATGTACAATGCTCAAGTTGTAAAGAGTAAGTAA
- a CDS encoding PrsW family intramembrane metalloprotease yields MNLLLAAIAPIFIIIIYIYAKDKYEKEPKQLLILNFILGAVISIIVTSILYYFFDIALPLYNHTSIFEQFIKAFFVVGLTEEFSKYIIVRYFAQPNKAFNEPFDGIVYAVMVSMGFAATENIFYVMESGYETALLRAFTAIPAHATFGILMGYYMGKAKFSNNKITLNLAGLFLAVLFHGAYDFFLFIDFIPGIWVGAFFSLFIGIFLSRKAIKRHQNNSNFKV; encoded by the coding sequence ATGAATTTGCTACTCGCAGCTATTGCACCTATATTTATCATAATCATATACATTTATGCTAAAGATAAATACGAAAAAGAACCGAAACAATTATTAATTTTAAACTTTATACTTGGTGCGGTTATAAGTATTATAGTAACCAGTATTCTTTACTATTTCTTTGATATAGCGTTACCTCTCTACAACCATACTAGTATTTTTGAACAATTTATAAAAGCTTTTTTTGTTGTTGGCTTAACCGAAGAATTTAGTAAGTACATTATAGTTCGGTATTTTGCGCAACCAAATAAAGCCTTTAATGAACCTTTTGATGGCATTGTATATGCCGTGATGGTTTCCATGGGCTTTGCTGCAACCGAGAATATTTTTTATGTTATGGAAAGCGGCTATGAAACAGCATTACTAAGAGCCTTTACTGCAATTCCTGCGCATGCTACCTTTGGAATATTAATGGGGTATTATATGGGAAAAGCTAAGTTTTCAAACAATAAAATTACGTTAAACTTAGCTGGTTTATTTTTAGCCGTTCTCTTTCACGGTGCATATGATTTCTTTTTGTTTATAGACTTTATTCCAGGTATTTGGGTAGGAGCTTTCTTTTCCTTATTTATTGGAATATTCTTATCAAGAAAAGCAATAAAAAGGCACCAAAATAATTCTAATTTTAAGGTTTAG
- a CDS encoding NUDIX hydrolase, which translates to MDEYIDIVDANGVPTGTTELKSIIHQKGYYHNTAHVWFYTKNGSVLLSQRSAKKTICPLMWDVSVAGHIDAGETVKQAAIRETKEEIGLTISENHLKKIGVFECFQNYDNGIMDNEFHNTFIAELKVPISELIIQEEEVEALKLISLFEFEKLIKTITNNGNHFVPSNKTYYEFILKEIKKHTTE; encoded by the coding sequence ATGGACGAATATATTGACATTGTAGATGCAAATGGAGTTCCAACAGGAACAACCGAACTAAAATCGATTATTCATCAAAAAGGGTATTATCACAATACAGCTCATGTTTGGTTTTATACTAAAAATGGCTCTGTTTTATTATCACAACGCTCAGCTAAAAAAACCATTTGTCCACTGATGTGGGATGTTTCCGTAGCAGGACATATTGATGCAGGAGAAACCGTAAAACAAGCAGCTATCAGAGAAACTAAAGAAGAAATAGGTTTGACTATTTCTGAAAATCATTTAAAAAAAATAGGTGTTTTTGAGTGTTTTCAAAACTATGATAATGGTATTATGGACAATGAATTCCATAACACCTTTATAGCAGAACTGAAAGTACCTATTTCTGAATTAATTATTCAGGAAGAGGAGGTTGAAGCTTTGAAATTAATATCACTTTTTGAATTTGAAAAACTTATTAAAACCATTACAAACAATGGTAATCATTTTGTTCCTTCAAATAAAACTTATTATGAATTCATTTTGAAAGAAATAAAAAAACATACAACAGAATGA
- a CDS encoding M42 family metallopeptidase, producing the protein MANKSILNKKSMDFLEKYLNNAAPTGYEWDGQKIWMDYLKPYVDEFITDTYGTAVGVINPEAKYKVVIEGHADEISWYVNYISDNGLIYVVRNGGSDHQIAPSKIVNIHTKNGVVKGVFGWPAIHTRDKGKEEAPKPDNIFIDCGCKTKEDVEKLGVHVGCVITYPDEFHVLNGDKFVCRALDNRMGGFMIAEVARLLKEHKKTLPFGLYVVNAVQEEIGLRGAEMITQKIKPNVAIVTDVTHDTTTPMIDKKVQGDLEIGNGPVIAYAPAVQQKLRDLITDTAETKKIPFQRNALSRATGTDTDAFAYSNGGVASALISLPLRYMHTTVEMVHREDVENVIKLIYESLLNIKNGDSFSYFK; encoded by the coding sequence ATGGCAAATAAGAGCATTCTTAACAAAAAGTCAATGGACTTTTTAGAAAAATATTTAAACAATGCGGCCCCTACGGGTTATGAGTGGGATGGACAAAAAATATGGATGGATTACCTAAAACCATATGTTGATGAGTTTATTACAGATACCTATGGTACAGCTGTTGGAGTTATAAATCCTGAGGCTAAATACAAAGTTGTAATTGAAGGTCATGCTGATGAAATTTCTTGGTACGTTAATTATATTTCTGATAACGGTCTCATTTATGTAGTAAGAAATGGTGGTAGCGATCACCAAATTGCTCCAAGTAAAATAGTTAATATCCATACTAAAAATGGTGTTGTAAAAGGTGTCTTTGGATGGCCAGCTATTCATACGCGTGATAAAGGTAAAGAAGAAGCTCCTAAACCAGATAATATTTTTATTGATTGCGGGTGTAAAACCAAAGAAGATGTTGAAAAATTAGGTGTACATGTGGGATGCGTAATTACTTATCCTGACGAATTTCATGTCCTAAATGGGGATAAATTTGTTTGCCGTGCACTTGATAATCGTATGGGAGGTTTTATGATTGCTGAAGTTGCCCGTTTATTAAAAGAGCATAAAAAAACCTTACCGTTTGGTTTATATGTCGTGAATGCAGTTCAGGAAGAAATTGGCTTGCGCGGTGCTGAAATGATTACTCAAAAAATAAAGCCTAATGTAGCCATAGTAACTGATGTTACGCATGACACTACAACTCCAATGATTGATAAGAAAGTGCAAGGTGATTTGGAAATTGGCAATGGCCCAGTAATAGCCTATGCACCTGCAGTGCAACAAAAATTAAGAGATTTAATTACCGATACTGCTGAAACTAAAAAAATTCCATTTCAACGAAATGCCTTGTCTCGTGCTACAGGCACAGATACGGATGCTTTTGCTTATAGTAATGGAGGCGTTGCTTCTGCCCTAATTTCTTTACCGCTAAGATACATGCATACTACGGTAGAAATGGTACACAGAGAAGATGTTGAAAACGTAATTAAGCTAATTTATGAATCGCTTTTAAATATAAAAAACGGAGATTCATTTAGTTATTTTAAATAA
- a CDS encoding DUF4294 domain-containing protein, which yields MNLLKLTCLLFPVLLFSQVNEIEQDSTSIEYLIIEGDSIPRRSIDLEEVMILHKLTFKDRDAKIRYLILRRKTLKVFPYAKMAAERLDSMNSRLATLTKKRHKNRYSKQVQKYLEDEFSEELKKMSRTEGQILVKLIHRQTGSTAFDLVKELRNGWRAFWYNTTASLFDISLKKEFNPNIEKEDYLIEDILQRSFQSGLLDRQESAVKFDFYELTEKWLHSPEVKN from the coding sequence ATGAATCTTTTAAAACTAACATGTCTTTTATTCCCTGTTTTACTCTTTTCTCAAGTAAATGAAATTGAGCAAGACTCTACATCTATTGAATACCTTATTATTGAAGGAGATTCCATACCGAGACGTTCTATAGATTTAGAAGAAGTTATGATTCTACACAAATTAACCTTTAAAGATAGAGACGCAAAAATTAGATATTTAATATTACGAAGAAAAACATTAAAGGTGTTTCCTTATGCTAAAATGGCGGCAGAGCGATTGGATTCCATGAACTCAAGATTGGCAACATTAACAAAAAAGCGTCATAAAAATAGGTATTCTAAACAAGTTCAAAAGTATTTAGAAGATGAGTTTTCGGAAGAATTAAAAAAAATGAGTAGAACTGAAGGTCAGATTTTAGTAAAACTAATTCATAGACAAACCGGAAGTACAGCCTTTGATTTAGTAAAAGAACTTCGAAATGGCTGGCGTGCCTTTTGGTATAATACCACAGCTAGCTTATTTGATATATCTCTAAAAAAAGAATTTAACCCGAATATTGAAAAGGAAGATTATCTTATAGAAGATATATTGCAACGAAGTTTTCAAAGTGGTTTATTGGACCGTCAAGAATCTGCTGTAAAATTTGACTTTTACGAATTAACGGAAAAATGGTTGCACAGCCCTGAAGTGAAAAATTAA
- the trhA gene encoding PAQR family membrane homeostasis protein TrhA → MRKQTSFEEILNSISHGLGALLGIAALVLLIVYDTNKTNWSLFSVIVYGISIIVLFSASTVFHAARGEKRKHYFRIVDHISIYFLIAGTYTPICLISLEQSMGWILFYIVWGIAAFGIVLKLFFTGKFEVFSTLLYLVMGWLVVLDFSNLSTIIGDYGVLFLFAGGLSYTVGIIFYAIHKIPFNHVIWHLFVLAGAVCHFFMILLYVI, encoded by the coding sequence ATGCGCAAACAAACATCTTTTGAGGAAATACTTAATTCCATTTCGCATGGTCTTGGAGCCTTATTAGGTATTGCAGCTTTGGTACTCTTAATTGTGTATGATACGAATAAAACAAATTGGAGCCTATTTAGTGTTATTGTGTATGGTATTTCAATTATTGTATTGTTTAGTGCATCAACGGTATTTCATGCTGCAAGAGGAGAAAAGCGAAAACACTATTTTAGAATTGTAGATCATATCAGTATTTATTTTCTTATAGCAGGTACCTATACACCAATATGTTTAATTTCACTTGAGCAAAGTATGGGCTGGATACTCTTTTATATTGTTTGGGGAATTGCAGCCTTTGGTATAGTTTTAAAACTTTTTTTTACAGGAAAATTTGAGGTTTTTTCAACACTTTTGTATTTGGTAATGGGCTGGTTAGTTGTGTTAGATTTTTCTAATTTATCCACCATTATTGGAGATTATGGTGTATTATTTTTATTTGCAGGTGGACTTTCTTATACCGTAGGTATTATTTTTTATGCTATTCATAAAATACCTTTCAATCATGTTATTTGGCATTTGTTTGTGTTGGCAGGTGCTGTTTGTCATTTTTTTATGATTTTATTATATGTTATTTAA
- a CDS encoding GNAT family N-acetyltransferase has product MIEIKAASSILDYIQIEALANTIWYEHYRPIIGENQVNYMLEKFQSVSAIKEQIDNGFEYFIVIFDKKPVGYMAVKQEPEFLFLSKIYILNNHRGKNLGRKMLCFIEENAKNKNLKNIRLTVNINNTNSIKAYEKWGFQKSGTLVTDIGNGFVMDDFEMIKTLL; this is encoded by the coding sequence ATGATTGAAATTAAAGCAGCCTCTTCCATTTTGGATTATATACAGATAGAAGCTTTGGCAAACACTATTTGGTATGAACACTACAGGCCAATTATTGGTGAAAATCAAGTAAATTATATGCTTGAAAAATTTCAATCTGTTAGTGCTATAAAAGAACAAATTGATAATGGGTTTGAATATTTTATAGTGATTTTTGATAAAAAACCTGTAGGTTATATGGCGGTGAAACAAGAACCAGAATTTTTGTTTTTAAGTAAAATATACATTTTAAATAATCATAGAGGGAAAAATTTGGGTAGAAAAATGTTGTGTTTTATTGAAGAAAACGCAAAAAATAAAAACTTAAAAAATATTAGACTAACAGTTAATATAAATAATACAAACTCTATCAAGGCTTATGAAAAATGGGGGTTTCAAAAATCAGGTACTTTAGTTACAGATATAGGGAATGGATTTGTTATGGATGATTTTGAGATGATTAAAACTTTGCTTTAA
- a CDS encoding DUF4268 domain-containing protein, which yields MFSKEESRLLRQEFWTSFGKSFPRKWILYDTKLKGFSFKFHFDNKTALVALDLEDNLENRINYWEKLIALKSILLEEYLPDAIFEEEYFLDNEKEISRIYLPLERKVSIHNKNTWREVMEFFNKNMSLFESFFQEYRDVIEG from the coding sequence ATGTTCTCTAAAGAAGAAAGCCGTTTACTCAGACAAGAATTTTGGACAAGTTTTGGTAAGTCATTTCCAAGGAAATGGATTTTATACGATACGAAACTAAAAGGATTTTCTTTTAAGTTTCATTTTGATAACAAAACAGCATTAGTGGCTTTGGATTTAGAAGATAATCTTGAAAACCGTATCAACTATTGGGAAAAACTAATAGCTCTAAAATCAATTTTATTGGAAGAGTATTTGCCAGATGCTATTTTTGAAGAGGAATATTTTTTAGATAACGAAAAGGAAATCTCTAGAATATATCTGCCTTTGGAGCGAAAAGTTTCGATACACAACAAAAACACATGGCGTGAGGTTATGGAGTTTTTTAATAAAAACATGAGCTTGTTTGAATCCTTTTTTCAAGAATACCGGGATGTTATTGAGGGATAA
- a CDS encoding ZIP family metal transporter: MNKFILPLLAVIFGFILAIITNKQKSLNTKLLLSFSGAFLLALTLFELLPEVYAHLNTKLSGLLIMCGIMLQIVLELFSKGAEHGHVHIHKHETIFPWMLFISLCIHSFLEGFAIHDHNDMVYGVLVHKIPIASLITMFLLQSNYNKKQIAVFLVIFALMTPLGTLILHTSTISTDYAHMINAVVIGIFFHISTTILFESGEGHKFNLSKFISIILGVTVAYLI, from the coding sequence ATGAATAAATTTATTTTACCCTTATTGGCTGTTATTTTTGGCTTTATTTTAGCTATAATTACTAACAAACAAAAATCATTAAACACCAAACTTCTACTATCTTTTAGTGGTGCTTTTTTATTAGCATTAACCCTGTTTGAACTATTACCCGAAGTTTATGCTCATTTAAACACTAAGCTTTCTGGCCTTTTAATCATGTGTGGTATCATGTTGCAAATAGTCTTAGAATTATTTTCTAAAGGTGCTGAACACGGTCATGTACATATCCATAAGCACGAAACAATTTTTCCTTGGATGCTATTTATTAGTTTATGTATTCATAGTTTTTTAGAGGGTTTTGCCATACATGATCATAATGATATGGTATATGGGGTTTTGGTTCATAAAATACCTATTGCCTCTTTAATTACTATGTTTTTATTACAGTCTAATTATAATAAAAAGCAGATAGCTGTATTTTTAGTGATTTTTGCCTTAATGACACCTTTGGGAACTTTAATTTTGCATACATCGACAATTTCTACTGATTATGCGCACATGATTAACGCCGTAGTTATTGGTATATTTTTTCATATCTCCACAACGATTCTGTTTGAAAGTGGCGAAGGACATAAGTTTAATCTATCAAAGTTTATTTCAATTATTTTAGGGGTTACTGTAGCTTATTTAATATGA
- a CDS encoding class I SAM-dependent methyltransferase, which yields MTNNTTKWFSSWFDTPYYHILYKDRDDTEAHAFMDTLTNYLNIPVGGTILDLACGKGRHALYLNKIGYDVTGVDLSENSIEFAKQFSNHRLHFEVHDMCKPYPKKFDAVFNLFTSFGYFEDDTDHLKTIASIKTELNEFGFGVIDFMNSEFVIDNLIPEETKTVDGIDFYLKRYVENGYIIKDITFTVDDKPYNFQERVRAFTLVDFELLFEQTDVHLLDVFGDYKLHKFNAKTSERLVMIFK from the coding sequence ATGACAAATAATACTACAAAATGGTTTTCGTCGTGGTTTGACACGCCTTATTACCATATTTTATACAAGGACCGGGATGATACTGAAGCGCATGCGTTTATGGATACACTTACTAATTATTTAAATATTCCTGTGGGTGGTACAATTTTAGATTTAGCTTGTGGAAAAGGGCGTCATGCTTTGTATTTAAATAAAATTGGCTACGATGTAACAGGGGTTGATTTAAGTGAAAACAGTATTGAATTTGCCAAACAGTTTTCAAACCACCGCTTGCACTTTGAGGTTCATGATATGTGTAAACCATACCCAAAAAAATTTGATGCCGTATTTAATTTGTTTACAAGTTTTGGATATTTTGAGGATGATACAGATCATTTAAAAACAATTGCATCTATAAAAACAGAACTGAATGAGTTTGGTTTTGGTGTGATTGATTTCATGAACAGTGAATTTGTCATTGACAACTTAATTCCTGAAGAAACCAAAACGGTAGATGGCATTGATTTTTATTTAAAACGTTATGTAGAAAATGGTTATATTATAAAAGATATTACTTTTACAGTTGATGATAAGCCTTATAATTTTCAGGAACGTGTCAGGGCTTTTACCTTAGTTGATTTTGAGTTGCTTTTTGAGCAAACTGATGTGCATTTATTAGATGTTTTTGGCGATTATAAATTGCATAAGTTTAATGCAAAAACATCTGAGCGTCTGGTAATGATTTTTAAGTAG
- a CDS encoding THUMP domain-containing class I SAM-dependent RNA methyltransferase, translated as MEENFNMVAKTLFGFEELLEKELTQLGAQHVKKGIRNVAFSGDKGFMYKANLALRTAVKILKPIHNFTVKNEKDLYDKIYAMDWTPYLKPTGTLAIDATIHSDLFSHSLFIAQKTKDAIVDKFRDTVGQRPNVDLKFPDLKVNVHIDRNQCTISLDSSGDSLHKRGYKTATNIAPINEVLAAGLIMLSGWDGQSDFMDPMCGSGTMLIEAAMIACNIPPNLMRKEFAFERWQDWDVDLFEKIEESLLSKTRDFHYKIIGYDKAPSAVTKAKENVKNAQLEDFIDVKHEDFFKTQKSGDEKLHMVFNPPYGERLNIDMELFYKNIGDTLKQNYPGTDAWFITSNLDALKHVGLRPSRKVHLFNAKLEARLVKYVMYEGSKKGKYMKK; from the coding sequence ATGGAAGAAAATTTCAACATGGTTGCCAAAACTCTTTTTGGCTTTGAAGAATTATTAGAAAAAGAACTCACCCAACTAGGTGCACAGCACGTAAAAAAAGGCATACGAAATGTAGCTTTTTCTGGAGACAAAGGCTTTATGTACAAAGCTAATCTTGCGCTGCGAACCGCTGTTAAAATTTTAAAACCCATTCATAATTTTACTGTAAAAAATGAAAAAGATTTATACGATAAAATTTATGCTATGGACTGGACACCGTATTTGAAACCAACGGGGACTTTAGCTATAGATGCTACGATTCATTCCGATTTGTTTTCACATTCTCTTTTTATTGCACAAAAAACAAAAGACGCTATTGTTGATAAATTTAGAGATACTGTTGGACAGCGCCCAAATGTGGATTTAAAATTTCCAGACTTAAAAGTAAATGTGCATATAGATAGAAACCAATGTACCATTTCGTTGGATTCGTCAGGAGACTCACTTCATAAACGTGGCTATAAAACAGCCACTAATATAGCTCCTATAAACGAAGTCTTAGCAGCAGGACTCATTATGCTTTCTGGTTGGGATGGTCAGTCTGATTTTATGGACCCCATGTGTGGATCAGGTACTATGCTTATTGAAGCAGCTATGATAGCTTGTAATATACCTCCAAACTTAATGCGTAAGGAATTTGCTTTTGAGCGTTGGCAAGATTGGGATGTAGATTTATTTGAAAAAATTGAAGAATCACTGTTAAGTAAAACACGAGATTTTCATTATAAAATTATTGGTTATGATAAAGCGCCAAGTGCAGTAACTAAAGCTAAAGAAAATGTTAAAAATGCTCAATTAGAAGATTTTATAGACGTTAAGCATGAAGATTTTTTTAAAACTCAAAAGAGTGGCGATGAAAAATTACACATGGTATTTAACCCTCCTTATGGAGAGCGTTTAAATATTGACATGGAATTGTTTTATAAAAATATAGGAGATACCTTAAAGCAAAATTACCCAGGTACTGATGCGTGGTTTATTACTTCAAACCTAGATGCGCTAAAGCATGTTGGGTTAAGACCTTCAAGAAAAGTACATTTATTTAATGCAAAATTAGAGGCCCGTTTAGTTAAATATGTTATGTATGAAGGGAGTAAAAAGGGAAAGTATATGAAAAAATAA
- a CDS encoding toxin-antitoxin system YwqK family antitoxin, with translation MKKTHFKIRKLTIIIILAFAGLASYAQNSTLVNAFYSRAQQEYTLKNYAQAISFLEMAEKELGTTINPKITYLQAKSHYQYDVNALKSKHLFLKFLNESNSTNHKTEEVSEIINDIENSNIVDSLGYFKDLSGRNGIKKTFFNEGNLHKVENYKNGLLDGVYQEYYENGKLFKEGVYNKGFLKGPLKTYYIHGTIKHITEYNESGKHGIQEKYNIDGTLAEILTYAIDNKNGSFKKFHEDGKTLKKEGSYKNNILAGIYKEYYNNGDISLSCIYKEGFKDGPEIKYYENGNQQWVKNYVNGKLRGIQKYFYDNKQLSKWEFYNDNGKQHGENKEYYKNGKLAITILYENGRVVDVIEQQNSKGRNINKSKVKQNPYAIGNIIKLYDNNKIRFYATYTDGVLDGEIKEYYENGQLKCEGFYNYGSRDGKFKYYYPSGVLKAIVNYKSNSELGFKDGEHIEYYETGEIAYKTTYQYNQEIQKISYYKNGTKSGEYNYLNDEWDYFPKM, from the coding sequence ATGAAAAAAACTCATTTTAAAATAAGAAAACTTACTATCATAATAATACTTGCTTTTGCAGGTTTGGCATCCTATGCACAAAACTCTACTTTAGTTAATGCTTTTTACAGTAGGGCACAACAAGAATATACATTAAAAAATTATGCACAAGCTATTTCATTTCTTGAAATGGCTGAAAAAGAATTGGGTACGACTATAAACCCAAAAATAACTTATTTACAAGCTAAATCGCATTACCAATACGACGTTAACGCTTTAAAATCCAAACATTTATTTTTAAAATTTCTTAATGAATCAAATTCAACCAACCATAAAACAGAGGAAGTTTCTGAAATAATTAATGATATTGAAAATTCTAATATTGTTGACTCTCTTGGTTATTTTAAAGATTTATCTGGTAGAAATGGTATTAAAAAAACTTTTTTTAATGAGGGCAATTTACATAAGGTAGAAAACTACAAAAACGGACTTTTAGATGGTGTTTATCAAGAGTATTATGAAAATGGTAAACTATTTAAAGAAGGAGTTTACAACAAAGGGTTTTTAAAAGGTCCCCTTAAAACATACTACATTCATGGAACTATTAAGCATATAACCGAATATAACGAATCGGGAAAACACGGTATTCAAGAAAAATATAATATTGATGGTACTTTAGCAGAAATTCTTACATATGCCATAGATAACAAAAATGGTAGTTTCAAAAAATTTCATGAGGATGGTAAAACATTGAAAAAAGAAGGTAGCTACAAAAACAATATTCTTGCAGGTATCTATAAGGAATATTATAACAATGGCGATATATCTCTAAGTTGTATTTATAAAGAAGGTTTTAAAGATGGCCCAGAAATAAAATACTATGAAAATGGCAATCAACAGTGGGTTAAAAACTATGTTAATGGTAAACTCCGTGGCATACAAAAATATTTTTATGACAACAAACAACTAAGTAAGTGGGAATTCTATAATGACAATGGTAAACAACATGGTGAAAATAAAGAATATTATAAAAATGGTAAACTTGCCATTACAATTCTCTATGAAAACGGGCGAGTTGTAGATGTTATAGAGCAACAAAATTCAAAAGGCAGAAATATTAATAAAAGTAAAGTAAAACAAAATCCTTATGCAATAGGAAACATTATAAAGCTTTATGATAATAATAAGATTCGTTTTTATGCCACTTATACAGATGGTGTTTTAGATGGTGAAATAAAAGAATACTATGAAAACGGACAGCTTAAATGTGAAGGTTTTTATAATTATGGTAGTCGAGATGGTAAATTTAAATATTATTACCCATCAGGAGTATTAAAAGCAATTGTTAATTATAAATCCAATAGCGAATTAGGTTTTAAAGATGGAGAACATATTGAATACTATGAAACCGGTGAAATAGCCTATAAAACAACCTATCAATACAATCAAGAAATACAAAAAATAAGCTACTACAAAAATGGTACTAAAAGTGGAGAGTACAACTATTTAAATGATGAATGGGATTATTTTCCAAAAATGTAG